The Bdellovibrionales bacterium genome segment AAAATGACAAGATGGTGGAATAAAACTGGAGGAATCAGCTACCACTACTTAGCCTTGCGATTTCGGCGTAATCTTTGGCAGGACTATTTGAAATTTATCGAAGAGTTCCTATTCTCAATTCAGTGGTTTTCATCAAGCAAACCCAAAAAGCTTTTACTTCTAGGCCCCAGTGCAGGGTACACGCTCCCAACTGCTTGGCTAAAGGGATTTAGTGAAATACTCGCCATTGACTTCGACCCCCTTGCACCGCTTCTATTCAAACAGATTCACGGTCCATTGCCCATCCGTTGGACAAAGGAAAATTTCTTCTCTGACTCCTCGCAAGACTGGCGCATTGATCGATTGCTTGCCCTTCGTCAATCTTTTCCCGACCATCTCTGGTTTTTTACAAACTTGATTGGACAGCTACCGCTCACTTTGAAAAACATGAGTCTCCATAAAGAAGACCAATGGCTTCATTGGCAGCAGGATTGGCATCAAGTTCTTCTCGAAAGAAACTGGATTTCTCTCCACGATATTTTTTCAGTTCCCTTTGGGATCCGATCAATCGCTCCTTTCTCTCAGAAATGGCAAACCGTAAGCAAAGAGGAATTAATTCAGAATATTCTAAAAAGCCGTGAAAAGGCCGTAGTGACAGACCATCTCACTCACGGACTACTCCCGCTTCAAACACGAAAGGAACTAGCTCTCTGGCGAATTCAACCTCATCAAACCCAAATAATCGAAGCTGCAACAAATATCTTCTAAGAAGCAGAGCCAATTCCAAAATCGCAAGAATTCAAATATTAAATATCAAACGGCTGACAGCCAAGCATGAAGGCGCGATTGATCTGTCCTTTTTTTCAGGGGGGAAAGAGCGACGCGATGGCGCTTCTGCGGAAGCTGATTTTCTACAATGGAGCAGGTCAGCTGAACCGACTCGCCATTGTTCGGCTTAATAATAGTGATAGTACAATACCCAAACACCCAATCGGGCAAAGGATCGATGAGCAACAGACCGCCCACAGAGACATCAACAGAAGTTGTTTCAAATTTTTTTCGATTGCATTCTATCAGGATTTTATATTTGCGTTTGATTCGCTGGTGTGCGCGCTGAACAAATTCGGCTCCCTCAGATTCGACGGGCAGATCCGGTATCTCACTAATGGCTACCACCTCAGCGTTAGTTGAAATTTCGTCCTCGACATCATTGCCCTGGTACAGTCTTTTTATCTCAATAATACTCTGATCTTCTCGAAACTCTTCCGGAATTTCTGGAGGCGGCTGTTTCAGCGAGCGCAAAGAAATCTTTAGAAGCTCTGGCACAGTCGTGACAACCTTCCAATGAGCCCAGTCCTCGCGCCACACCAACCAATGCATGCGATCTGGGATAGGCAATCGAGACATCAGAATCCGCACCTCATCCCGAACGAGTCCCTCCAAGAGCTCCTCGCTCTCTGTATTATAAAGGCACCACAAATATTTTGAATCCTCATTTACCAAATTCTCTCCTCAGAGTACTTAAAAGCAGGCCTTTGCCACAAACGCATCCTGCTTGCCTTTGATATGCACCTTCATCCAAACCCCTTTGTGTTGACTCACAACCAGTTCTTGACCTCGATGAACAGCCTGAACCACTCTCCCCCCTGGCGATGCCGCATCTCTCAAATTACAGTCTTTACTGAGCGACATTTTCTTTGAAGCCGTTTCTTTTCGCGATGTCGAGACCCTCATTCCATTGTCCTGACGGGCTGCAATGGCATCATTGGCATTTTCTACAGCTACGGCGCTCATTCTCGCTCGAGATTCCAGGGAAGCTGCCTTGCGCTCTTTGCTCTGAGCCATGTCCTTTCGAGTTCCCAACTGAGCGAGCTTTTGGCGCTGACCTGTCTTCAGTTCGTTGAGGTGAGCTTGAGCGTCAGCGGCCCTTCCCTTCGCCTGGTCCGCCTCTGCCTCTGCCATCCCTACCTCTTCCTCCTTCAATTCCAATTCTTTGCGAAGCTTGCGCATCTGCAACTCAGCCTTACTCACAATATTATTTGATGCGTCCATCTGTTCTTTAAAATGAGCTTTTTTAGCTTCAGCATCGCGTGTCTCTTTTCTGAGCTTTTCCTCTGTCTGCTTAATTCTTGCGAGACTGCTCTTTTCGGCCAACTTGGACTCAGCCAGATCTTTTTTTGCCTTTATCACAGCCTCTTTTGCTTTTTGTATTTGATATTCTATCTCTCGAATCTGATTCATGTTCCCGCTCACTTTTTCGTTGAGCATATTCCGGTCCCTTAAGGCTTTGTCCCTCGCGTCAATCATCTCTGCGTGTTGATTCTTCTTATTTGCAATGTCTTGGTTTAATTTTTTGATCTGGGCCTCTGACCTCTGAATATCTTTTTGGTAGGCTTCTTTTTCCTGCTTGGCCGCAATAATCTTTTTATCGTGCTCCGAAATTTGAGCCTCAGCGTCCCGAGATTTGCTACGCGCTCTGGCAATGGCCCCCTGAGCTTCTTCCTTAGCTCTGTCGGCAGCCCGCCTTTCACTGTCAGCCCGATTTCTGGAAGCCTTTGCCTCTTCAGCTGCAGCGTCCGACTCTTGGAGAGTGTCTTCCATTTCGGATTCCACATCGTCCAGATCCGCAACCATAATGCCACTGAATGCGTAGGACTGCGCTCCGCTCACCAACACAGTTACCTGAAACAAGAGAAAAAGATAAAACACCCTAAGAAGTGTGACTTTGACAAATAATTTGCTCGATTTAAGAAATAAGCCAAGCTTCAATGATGAATCGTCCTTTAGAGATGGCATTCGTCTTCCCCTCCCGCCCGGGATGTCTCTAACTTATCGGCAATTGGATAGATTATTGAAATGAATAGGCCCCGACCCCAGAAAGAAAGTAATGAATTTTGTACATATCTCGGACCGCTTTTGGAACCTCTGTCAAAAGGCCATTCAAACCTTTTCTTAATCAATAAATATCAAGTAATTACAATGATTTATATTAATATTGGCTTCTCGATCCATATCTGCTCCTACGCGTGGAACGATTTTGCCCTGTTAAAATTTCCATTAGAGATGTTTTGGCGTTCTCAAATCAAAACAAATGGGTCCAGACCGACGCATAACTTGGCACCAACCTTGCTAGAGAGGATAGGTATCCCCCCTTAGCGGCCTGGTCCCCCTCCTTACCCTCCAGGTCGCTATTTTTTTCTTCAAAGCCCAAAAATGAAAATCCGCCCAAAAAATGAATTCCCATAGTCCTTTGCACTGAATCCGGCCGGGTCCCTTTTCGATTCACTGGAAACGACATAAACTGGGGCGGATGGCTCCAATGAAAGTCTTTGTTTGGCGGGATAAAGTCCTTCGACCCCTAGCAGGTTTGGTATCGGGACTCCTCCTTCTTCCTTTGCCCTTCTCGCTGTGTTTTGCTTCGGCCAAAATCATTCTTGATCCTGGGCACGGAGGGCAAGATCGAGGAGCCGTTTTCAACGACACAAAGGAGTCTGACCTCACTCTCCAAATATCCACCCGCCTCCATAGCCTACTGCGTCAACGCGGATTTGATGTGATCATGACAAGGCAAACAGACCGCCATGTCTCTCTCGCCGAGAGAGCACGAATAGCAAGAGAATATCAGGGGCATCTATTTTTGAGCATTCATACAAACTCATCGGGAGACATCAAGGCGCACGGCATGGAAGTGTATTTTGAGAATCAGCTTCCTGCAGATGAGGAATCCATGTTTCTCGCTAACAAAGAAAATAATGACCTCAAACAAAAGGAAGAAATGGGGTGGCCGCTGCGACCGATTGCCGAGGCCGGTCATCTGAGCGGAGATCTCCTAAATATTGTTCAGGACCTTCAGCGAAATTTTCGAATTCAAACCAGCTCCCGGTTTGCCCTCCAATTGGCTGAGAATTGGCGGGGAAGGAAGCGCCCCACCGAAAATACCGTTCGTCAGGCCCCTTTTTACGTCCTAAAAAACGTAAATATGACGAGTGCCCTCATCGAGGTTGGTTTTATCTCCAATCTCAGCGAAGCAGAACAACTCAAATCTGCAAGCTACCAAAATGAAATCGTCCTAGGAATTTTGAACGGAATCGAGGGTTTTACTCAAAAGAAATGATAGACAAATTGGCGCCCGAGGACCTAAGGTACCGCCATGCGTACAGATGGAAGAAAATTTGACGAACTCAGAAAAGTCACGATTGAGCCGGAGGTCCTCCGCTATGCGGAAGGAAGTGCAAGGATACAGATGGGTGAAACCATTGTCCTATGCACCGCCACAGTAGAAGATGGAATTCCCAAATGGCTGCAGGGTTCTGGCGCCGGATGGATCACAGCAGAATATGGAATGCTCCCTCGAAGCACTCATACCCGAATCAACCGCGAAAAAGCACTCAACGGCGGTCGCACCCAGGAAATATCTCGCCTCATTGGGAGAAGCCTGAGAAGTGCCGTCGATTTGAAGGCTCTCGGAGAAAGACAGCTAACAATTGATTGCGATGTTTTGCAGGCAGATGGCGGGACTCGGACTGCCGCTGTCACAGGCGGATTTGTCGCTCTCGCTCTGGCTCTAAAGTTTATGAAAAATCAGGGCCTCATTGGCTCAATTCCAATCACTCATTATATCTCAGCAGTCAGCGTTGGAATTCAAAATGGACAGGCACTTCTGGATCTGAATTATGATGAGGACTCCACCATCCATACGGACATGAATTTCGTGATGACCCATTCTGGCAGTTTGGTTGAAATTCAAGGGACGGCTGAGGCTTGCGCGTTTACGCGAAAAGAGCTGGATACAATGCTTGATCTGGCGACAAAGGCTTGCCGTGAGTTGACGGAGTCCCAAAAAAATATTTTAGGTGAGCTCGGGAAGGCTTGAGGCTAAATCATGGTGATTTGGATTGCCACTGAAAACAAAGGAAAACTGAGTGAGTTCAAGCTGCTGCTTGATCCACTCAAATTGGATATACACTCGCAATCAGAGCTTTCTTATTTCTCCCCGCCACCTGAAAACGGGGACAGCTTTCTCGCTAATGCTCGAATTAAAACTCGAGCTCTTAAATCCCTAAAAAAAGAGTTTTGGGTTGTCGGCGAAGACTCTGGCCTTGAGGTGGAGGGACTCGGTAACCTGCCAGGAATTCATTCCGCCAGGTATGCAGGACCAAAGGCGGGTGATCAAGAGAATGTCGCAAAGCTTTTGAAAATGATGGAACTGCGGTCTTTTACCAATCGAAAAGCAAAATTTAAATGCGTGATGGTTGCCTATTCTCCCGATGGTCAGGAGCATATAATGGAGGGACTCTTGCAGGGTGAACTCGCAAAAAAAGCTACCGGCACAGCTGGTTTTGGATATGATTCCGTATTTATTCCGGAAGGGCAGACCAAAACCCTGGCAGAACTTGGCCTTGCATTTAAAAATCAAGTCTCTCACCGCGCCCAGGCGCTTCAGCAACTCGTGAAAATCCTTGAAAGTCAGACGGTCTAAACGGCTGTTCCGTCTGATCCCGGCCGATCCTCATATTTTTGGGTGTCTCGCGGCGATTCAGGAACTTGAAGCATCGGTCTCTTCCGATTCCCTTCTGACCAAAGATTCTCTCACAAATGGGACCGGCTCCCCATCTGCTCGCTCCAAATCAGCCCAACTTCGAAATAATTTCATTTCTTCAAGGGACGCATAGATATGAATTTGACGTTTTATCTTCTCCGAAGGAGCCAGAAGGGCCAAGGATCCTCCCATTTTTCCGATCTGATCTGCAACCACCGCGAAATATTTTATACTTGGCAAACTGAGAAAAATGGCCTGCCTTAGGTCAATAACGAGGTACAACTCCCTTTTTTGGAGCAAATGATCTATCTGACTTTGCAATTCCCTCAAATTGACAGAGTCAATCCGATCGCCAACCGAAATAACATTCCAATTTGCAGATTTTCGGATCTCAAAAGCAGACATGGGCTTATTATCAGCGGCTGGCGAGGGCGGTGTCAATCGGGAGACTTCTCACCCAACGAAAGACTAGAAAACGAATAGCGGGATCAAGCGGATCCAACTGGACAAGGCATCTTAACTAGGCTACAAAATCGGCATCTATGACAGACTTGAAGATATTTTCAGGAACATCAAATCAGGACCTCGCAAGTAAGATAGCAAGCGAGGCAGGTGTTGAGCTTGGCCGTTGCGACATCAAGCGTTTTGCTGATGGTGAGATTCAGGTGGAAATCCACGAAAGTGTGAGAGGCTGCAATGTGTTTTTCGTTCAGAGCACTTGCCCACCGGTGAATGAAAACTACATGGAGTTGTTTATTGTATTGGATGCCTTTCGAAGGGCTTCAGCCAATGAGATCACCTCTGTGATGCCATATTATGGATATGCGCGCCAGGATCGTAAAGTTGCACCCCGCGCGCCGATATCAGCTAAATGTGTGGCTCAGCTCTTGAAAACGGCGGGTGCTGACCGTCTCGTCGTTGTGGATCTCCATTCCTCCCAAATTCAAGGTTTTTTTGATGGACCTTTTGACCACTTGTTTGCGATCCCTACCCTTGCCCGGACCTGGCGAGAAAAGTTTGGAACAGGAGAAGAATTTGTGGTGGTCAGCCCTGACGCAGGTGGAGTTGAGCGAGCTCGAGCCTTCGCGAAACGACTGGAGTGTTCGATTGCCATCGTTGACAAGCGCAGAACTGGGCCAAATGTTGCAAAAGCTGTCCACCTGATCGGTGACGTCAAAGGCAAAACAGCGATCGTCCTGGATGATATGATTGATACTGCTGGAACGCTATGTCAAAGTGTTGACAGCCTGATTAAGAATGGTGCAAAAAGGGCGTTTGCCGTTGCGACTCATCCAGTCCTTTCTGGACCCGCTATCAGCAGAATTATGGAAAGTGGACTGGAGAAGGTTTTCGTAACGGATACGATTCCTTTGCGACCTGAAGGGGTGGCATGCCCGAAAATAGAAGTGATTTCCGTTGCACCTTTAGTGGCTGAAGCGATTAAGAGAATTAATAGTAAAGATTCCGTAAGTGCTTTATTTGAAGTTTAGGAGAGACCTAGAAAATGACATCACAACAATCCATAGATATTAAAGTTTCTGGACGTAAGCCTGGCAAGGGCTCATCTCGAACTTTGCGAAGTTCAAAGTTGGTACCGGCTGTCGTGTACGGACCAAAGACAGGAAATTTGCCGTTCTGTCTCTCCGAAGTTGAGGCAGATAGATATTCAAAACACAAATTCGATAATATCATCTTCACTTTAAAGTCCGACGACCCTAAGTTGAATAACTTAAAAGTCTTGCGGAAGGACTTTGCCGTTCACCCTCTTTCTCGGCGTCCCATTCATTTTGACTTTTATGCGATCGACTTAACTCAAGAAGTGACGATCAAAGTAGAATTGCGTTTTGACGGTAAACCAATTGGAGCAGCAGGAGGCGGCGTATTCAACGTGATTCGTCGTGATGTAGAGATCAAGTGTCTGCCGGGCAATATCCCTGACTCCATTCCTGTAGATGTTTCAGGCCTTGCTTTGGGCGAGTCTATCCACGTTGCTGACCTGAAACTTCCTCCAGATATTACCATTATCACGGATGGTTCTGACACCCTCGCAACTTGTGCTGTCGTGAAAGAGGAGACTGCTCCTGCCGCAGCAGGAGCGACGGAAGCGGCAGCAGGTACTGTTCCCGCAGCTGGCGGAGCGGGAGCTCCTGCGGGCGGCGGTGGAAGTTCACAAGCTGGTGACAAAAAGGGCTAAAGAGCCCTTTTGTTGTTAGGCTGTAACACGTGATGGATATATGAATTCATGAAACTCATTGTGGGGCTGGGTAATCCAGGGGACAAATATAAGCTGACCCGGCACAATGTAGGATTCATGACCGTCGATGCCGTGGCTCAGTCTTTCGGAGCAGATGCATATAAAAGTGAGCATAAATCATTGACCACCAGGGTCTCTGTTAACTCTGAACTTATCCTCTTGGCCAAACCGCAAACTTTCATGAACCTTTCAGGCGAAGCAGTTCAGGCTCTTATGGCTTATTACCGGATTGAAATTCAAGATTTGATGATTGCACATGATGAGATCGACCTTGATTTTGGAGCCATGCGCTTCCAAACCCATCGCGGTCATGGTGGACACAACGGAATAAGAAGCATTCATCAAACGCTCGCGACCAACGAGTACAAAAGGATCAGACTTGGCGTTGGGCGTCCACCGCATGAACGCATGGAGATAGCTGACTATGTTTTACAGAACTTCAACGCCAACGAAATGAATTTGCTGCCAGATTTTTTAAATTTGATTTGTGAAGCAGTTGAGTGTTCTATCAAGGACGGTTTTGAAAAGGCGGCAAGCCGCTATAACCGCTGAGCGGAAAGGACATCCTCATGGGTTTGCAAGTTGGAATCGTTGGGCTTCCGAATGTTGGAAAGAGCACTCTCTTCAATGCTCTCACGAGCGCTCATGCAGAGGCCGCAAATTATCCTTTCTGCACCATCGATCCCAATGTTGGGGTTGTCGCAGTTCCAGATCCCCGCCTACCGAAAATTGCCGAAATTTTTAAATCAGAGAAAATTCTGCCGACGGCCATGGAATTTGTGGACATTGCAGGACTGGTAGCTGGAGCCAGTAAGGGAGAAGGCCTGGGCAATCAGTTTCTCGCCAACATCCGCCAGACCAACGCCATCCTCCACGTTGTTCGTTGTTTTGACGAATCAAATGTAATTCATGTGGCCGGAAGCGTGAATCCATTGCGCGACATTGAAACAATCAATACGGAACTGATGCTGGCCGATTTGGAGTCCGTTGAAAAGCGGCTTCAAAAGGTTGAGAAAACGGCTCGGACTTCAAAGGACAAGAAGCTTTTGGCTGAAGCTAGCCTTGCCACCAAGTTTCGTGATGCACTCGCCGCTGGCAAAGCCGCTCGAACGGTTGAAGCCTCAGAAGACGAAAGCCCGCTCCGTCCCGAATTTCATCTCTTGTCTGACAAGCCTGTTCTTTATGTTTGCAATGTCGGTGAATCAGAAATCTCTGGACCAGATAGTCAGTGGGTCCAGGACGTGAGAAAGCATGCTGCCACCGAGCACAATCATGTCATTAAGATATGCAGTTCAATGGAGGCCGAAATTGCTCAACTTCCGGAAAGTGAAAGAGTGGAGTTTCTGGAATCCCTTGGCATCGAAGAGCCTGGACTCCATCGTTTGATTCGGGAGTCCTATAGTTTACTGGCCTTAAGTACCTATTTTACGGCTGGACCAAAAGAAACCCGAGCCTGGACCATTTCAGTTGGAACCAAAGCACCTCAGGCTGCCGGAGTGATTCATACCGACTTTGAAAGGGGGTTCATTCGAGCAGAAACCTACCATTGCAACGACCTCTTCGCACTTGGAACAGAGGCGGCCGTTAAAAATGCCGGAAAGTATCGTGTCGAGGGCAAGGACTATGTTGTCAAAGATGGTGACGTCTTGTTTTTTCGATTTAACGTCTAAGTTGCTATTATCCACTTTTTAGATACCGTTTCCCACATTCTGGCGTAGCGAATTCTCAAAATGGTCAGTGGTCCAGGCAAACTTGTGCCTGTATCACTCCAGAGGTTATGATATCTAAAACGGAGGAAGAGCACCGTGTCCACGATAGAAATATCTTATGAGTTGGGCCCAAATCACCCAACAGCAAAAATTATAGGCAATATTGGTGAACGCCTTGATTTGTACGGCATGCCCTTGTCTGGAATCGACGAGCTCACAATTGATTTTAAGAAAGTTAACTACATTAACTCCATTGGCGTTAAAAATTGGATTAATTGGATCTCTCGCGTTCCCAAAAAACTGAAATTGAACCTGATCAATTGTATCCCAGCCGTGATAAATCAACTCAACAGTGTCATCGGTTTTATTCCTGAAAATGGAGTAGTCGAATCATTTTTTATTCCCTACGCCTGTGACAAATGTGGCCATGAAGAATTGAGTCTTGCCAAAAGAGGGACAAGCTACGACTATCCAGCTCTATCCAGGCCTCCTAAGCATTTGGTTCCAGAAAACATCCTGTGTCCAAAGTGCGGCGAAAAAATGGAGATGGACATGCTCCCAATGCGGTATTTTTCTTTTCTTTCAGGCTCCAAGTCGCAAAAGTAGCAACTCAGTCTTCTATTGTGGCCAGGATTTGAGATCACAGAGCACGCCGTCTTTTAGACCAACCGCCGGCATTTCCACCGAAGCATACCCAAATCCAATCATAAACTCATAAAGTATAATGGCAGCCGGCAAAATCACATCGGCCCGATCTGGCTTTAATCCCAATTCCTCTTGTCGCGACTTTGTGGACATCGACTGAAGAAGACTGATGAGCATCTCCAATTCGGAAAAACTCATCCTCAGGTGTGTGCGAATTCCCAAAAACTGGAAAGCCAGCCGACCAAGGCAACGAGCATTGCCACCCGTAACGATTAAAATCTCTGATAGTTTCGTTTCAGAAAAACCATGACGCCTGATAAACCCCCTCACAACCTGGCGAATTCTCCTTCGCATCTGTTCAAAATCGCGGTCAGGGCTATAATCTTTGATCAACCTCACTGTTCCCATTCGCAAACTATCAATAACTGTGACCTTTCCCTTTCAAGATAAAATCGTCTCAACACTCCCTCCACCAATATCGATAATGAGCGCATCCAACTTTCTCGAACCAAAGAAGCGCGAAATCGCCATTAGCACCAGACGAGCCTCCTCTCGTCCATCTATCACCTCAACTTTTATTTGGCTTGAAATAAAAATCCGATTGATGAGATCTGAGGCATTGCGAGCTTCTCTAAAAGCACTCGTCGCCACTGCCTTGTGCTGAATGACTCCGTAAAAGTCCATGATTTTCCGGAATCTCCGAAAGGCCTGAATAAGATCAGAAGCCGTTTTTCTTTTTATGGAGCCAGATGCGAAAACATCTTTCCCAAGACGAATTGGGATTCGAACAACTTCAATCGCCTGAGGAGATTGTCCTCTGATGCATTTTCCAATCACCATGCGAATGGCATTTGACCCGGTATCAATTCCAGCCAAGAACACTAAAACTCCTCTTCTTCATTGAACTGATCTTCGGATCGAGCTGCCAATCGCTGCCTTGCCAAGTCCATAAAAATTTTCTGGCAATTAATCTCAGGATCGGGATCTGAACTCGCACGCAAAACATAAGTTCCGTCAGGAGACATATCCCATGCCAGGCGAGTATCAGAAATTTGAGTATTCAGAATACTCCACATCCGCTTCTTCAATTGAGAGTCTTCAATTGGCGCAGCAACCTCTACGCGACGGAGCAGATTTCTCGACATCCAATCCCCGCTGCCAATGTAAAATATCCCTTCCACTTCTTCAGCGGCTCCAGATCGAAAGTAAAAGATTCTCGCATGCTCCAAAAAGGGTCCAACTATCGAAATGACTCGAATTGTTTCACTGAGCCCAGGAACTTGAGGTCGCAAACAGCAAAATCCGCGAACAATCAAAGTGATTGGCACGCCCTCTTTTGAGGAATCGTAAAGGGCATCAATGACATCTCTGTCTTCAAGACTGTTCATCTTCGCAATAATTCCGGTTGGCAGGCCCTGCTTGGCATTCTCACGCTCACAGGCAATCAAATCCAAAAATCGCTTCTTCATAGACACAGGAGAAACCAAAAGTTTTTTATAATCAGACTTTAAACTGCGACCCGTAAGAAAGTGGAAAACTTCAACTAACTCACTGGTTATCTCATGGTTGCTGGTGAACAACCCCAGATCTGTGTAGGCAGACGCAGTTGTTGCATTGTAATTTCCAGTTCCTACGTGGGCATAAAGCCTAAAAACACCGCTTTCATGTCTGACTACAAGGGCAATCTTTGAGTGAATCTTAAGCCCAACCATTCCATAAATAACGTGGACCCCAGCTTTTTCCAGCTCCTGTGCCCACCGAATATTTCTCTCCTCATCAAAACGCGCTTTCAATTCAACAAGACAAACCACCTGTTTGCCTCTTTCCGCCGCCTCAATCAAAGTCTTGATAATTGAGCTGTCCTTGTCAGTTCGATACAATGTCATCTTTATGGTTACGACGTTTGGATCCTCAGCCGCTGACTGCAAAAATTTTTCTACGGTAGCGGAAAAACTCTCATAGGGGTGATGAACCAAAATATCCCTGGACTTAATCACCTGAAAAACAGGGTTCTCTTCCTGTCCAAAATAAGGGGAAATAACTGGGCTCCACGGAGCAAATCGCAATTCAGGAATATTGAGCTCTGGCAAAGGATCAAAATCACGAAAACGCAGTTCCAGGGGAAAAGGCAAAATTTCATCGTCAGAAATATCTAAATGCTCCTTCAGAAATCCCAGCAGAAATTCGTCCGGCTGGGGACCGTGCTCCAATCGAACAACTTCTGAAAATTTTCGGCTTTTTAACTCGGCCTGTATAAGATCCATCAGG includes the following:
- a CDS encoding PilZ domain-containing protein, with the protein product MVNEDSKYLWCLYNTESEELLEGLVRDEVRILMSRLPIPDRMHWLVWREDWAHWKVVTTVPELLKISLRSLKQPPPEIPEEFREDQSIIEIKRLYQGNDVEDEISTNAEVVAISEIPDLPVESEGAEFVQRAHQRIKRKYKILIECNRKKFETTSVDVSVGGLLLIDPLPDWVFGYCTITIIKPNNGESVQLTCSIVENQLPQKRHRVALSPLKKRTDQSRLHAWLSAV
- a CDS encoding N-acetylmuramoyl-L-alanine amidase, producing the protein MKVFVWRDKVLRPLAGLVSGLLLLPLPFSLCFASAKIILDPGHGGQDRGAVFNDTKESDLTLQISTRLHSLLRQRGFDVIMTRQTDRHVSLAERARIAREYQGHLFLSIHTNSSGDIKAHGMEVYFENQLPADEESMFLANKENNDLKQKEEMGWPLRPIAEAGHLSGDLLNIVQDLQRNFRIQTSSRFALQLAENWRGRKRPTENTVRQAPFYVLKNVNMTSALIEVGFISNLSEAEQLKSASYQNEIVLGILNGIEGFTQKK
- the rph gene encoding ribonuclease PH codes for the protein MRTDGRKFDELRKVTIEPEVLRYAEGSARIQMGETIVLCTATVEDGIPKWLQGSGAGWITAEYGMLPRSTHTRINREKALNGGRTQEISRLIGRSLRSAVDLKALGERQLTIDCDVLQADGGTRTAAVTGGFVALALALKFMKNQGLIGSIPITHYISAVSVGIQNGQALLDLNYDEDSTIHTDMNFVMTHSGSLVEIQGTAEACAFTRKELDTMLDLATKACRELTESQKNILGELGKA
- the rdgB gene encoding RdgB/HAM1 family non-canonical purine NTP pyrophosphatase → MVIWIATENKGKLSEFKLLLDPLKLDIHSQSELSYFSPPPENGDSFLANARIKTRALKSLKKEFWVVGEDSGLEVEGLGNLPGIHSARYAGPKAGDQENVAKLLKMMELRSFTNRKAKFKCVMVAYSPDGQEHIMEGLLQGELAKKATGTAGFGYDSVFIPEGQTKTLAELGLAFKNQVSHRAQALQQLVKILESQTV
- a CDS encoding STAS domain-containing protein translates to MSAFEIRKSANWNVISVGDRIDSVNLRELQSQIDHLLQKRELYLVIDLRQAIFLSLPSIKYFAVVADQIGKMGGSLALLAPSEKIKRQIHIYASLEEMKLFRSWADLERADGEPVPFVRESLVRRESEETDASSS
- a CDS encoding ribose-phosphate pyrophosphokinase yields the protein MTDLKIFSGTSNQDLASKIASEAGVELGRCDIKRFADGEIQVEIHESVRGCNVFFVQSTCPPVNENYMELFIVLDAFRRASANEITSVMPYYGYARQDRKVAPRAPISAKCVAQLLKTAGADRLVVVDLHSSQIQGFFDGPFDHLFAIPTLARTWREKFGTGEEFVVVSPDAGGVERARAFAKRLECSIAIVDKRRTGPNVAKAVHLIGDVKGKTAIVLDDMIDTAGTLCQSVDSLIKNGAKRAFAVATHPVLSGPAISRIMESGLEKVFVTDTIPLRPEGVACPKIEVISVAPLVAEAIKRINSKDSVSALFEV
- a CDS encoding 50S ribosomal protein L25, which codes for MTSQQSIDIKVSGRKPGKGSSRTLRSSKLVPAVVYGPKTGNLPFCLSEVEADRYSKHKFDNIIFTLKSDDPKLNNLKVLRKDFAVHPLSRRPIHFDFYAIDLTQEVTIKVELRFDGKPIGAAGGGVFNVIRRDVEIKCLPGNIPDSIPVDVSGLALGESIHVADLKLPPDITIITDGSDTLATCAVVKEETAPAAAGATEAAAGTVPAAGGAGAPAGGGGSSQAGDKKG
- a CDS encoding aminoacyl-tRNA hydrolase, whose amino-acid sequence is MKLIVGLGNPGDKYKLTRHNVGFMTVDAVAQSFGADAYKSEHKSLTTRVSVNSELILLAKPQTFMNLSGEAVQALMAYYRIEIQDLMIAHDEIDLDFGAMRFQTHRGHGGHNGIRSIHQTLATNEYKRIRLGVGRPPHERMEIADYVLQNFNANEMNLLPDFLNLICEAVECSIKDGFEKAASRYNR
- the ychF gene encoding redox-regulated ATPase YchF, whose translation is MGLQVGIVGLPNVGKSTLFNALTSAHAEAANYPFCTIDPNVGVVAVPDPRLPKIAEIFKSEKILPTAMEFVDIAGLVAGASKGEGLGNQFLANIRQTNAILHVVRCFDESNVIHVAGSVNPLRDIETINTELMLADLESVEKRLQKVEKTARTSKDKKLLAEASLATKFRDALAAGKAARTVEASEDESPLRPEFHLLSDKPVLYVCNVGESEISGPDSQWVQDVRKHAATEHNHVIKICSSMEAEIAQLPESERVEFLESLGIEEPGLHRLIRESYSLLALSTYFTAGPKETRAWTISVGTKAPQAAGVIHTDFERGFIRAETYHCNDLFALGTEAAVKNAGKYRVEGKDYVVKDGDVLFFRFNV
- the ppk1 gene encoding polyphosphate kinase 1 — translated: MELYLDRDIGWLRFNERVLFQAEDERTPLLERVRFLNIFQNNLNEFYMKRVGGLQQKKLANIPILTAGLSVSDRLENIRFQVLGLFDRVEVLLRTSILPQLKEKRIHLSSWEELDNEQQSWCREFFKKRIFPVVTPMIVDQGHPFPLLSNLSTSLAAVIRVPGESEDLFARVKVPKYLPGWVSVEDKRVKGEYFFIHLIDIITAHFQDLFPKMQIERVMPFKITRNADVETDEDDAEDLMDLIQAELKSRKFSEVVRLEHGPQPDEFLLGFLKEHLDISDDEILPFPLELRFRDFDPLPELNIPELRFAPWSPVISPYFGQEENPVFQVIKSRDILVHHPYESFSATVEKFLQSAAEDPNVVTIKMTLYRTDKDSSIIKTLIEAAERGKQVVCLVELKARFDEERNIRWAQELEKAGVHVIYGMVGLKIHSKIALVVRHESGVFRLYAHVGTGNYNATTASAYTDLGLFTSNHEITSELVEVFHFLTGRSLKSDYKKLLVSPVSMKKRFLDLIACERENAKQGLPTGIIAKMNSLEDRDVIDALYDSSKEGVPITLIVRGFCCLRPQVPGLSETIRVISIVGPFLEHARIFYFRSGAAEEVEGIFYIGSGDWMSRNLLRRVEVAAPIEDSQLKKRMWSILNTQISDTRLAWDMSPDGTYVLRASSDPDPEINCQKIFMDLARQRLAARSEDQFNEEEEF